The genomic window CTGCCAGCAGACCAGTTTCCAACGATCAGTTGAAAGAGCTTAAAGAGAAAAGCCTTACCAGGGAGGGCCAGTTGGATAAAAACGGCACCAGGAAAAAATACTCCAGGGATCTGGATTCCGACTGGAGCATCAAAAATGACAAACCTCATTTCGGACTCAAGGAACATACGGCGGTTGATACCGATAACGGTTTTATTCTTTCCACATATATGACACCGTCTTCTCAAAATGAATCTATTCATCTGCCTATGGTTGTTATTTCCAGTATGCATACCAGTGATAAGATTCAACAGGTCTATGCCGACAAAGGATACGTGAATTCGGGGGACATACCTAATTCCCATTTTTTTAAATGCTGTTTGCCTATCCTCAGGATGTACTTTTCATAGTTCAATGGCTTGAAATTTTTCCTTTAAAGCAGGTAAATCTTTCTTGATGGTACTCCACAACACATCATTATCAACGCCGAAATATTCATGGATAAGAATATTTCGCATTCCTTTCATCTGATACCAGGGGATGTCTGCATACAACTCCTGGATTTCCTGGGGTACGTTCGCAGCAGCTTCTCCTATTATTTCAAGATTTCGAATAACAGCATCAATTGTCCTTTGATCCTTTATCCAGCCATCGTAATCTAACTCTTTAACATAACGGAATATTCTATCGAGTGCTTCGATAATGTCTTCAAATCGAAATTTCCAAGTTCTATGCGACATGCACTGCATCCCTTAAAATATCATCGCGGAGTTGTTTTTTTAAGGCATTTTCTGTTACAAGATCGACCGGGCGTCCAACAATAACTTCCAGATATTGTTTTAAATCAATGAATCCAAAAAGGCCTGGTGTGGTTTTAAATCGGATCAATATATCAATATCACTATCAGATCTTTCTGTGCCTTTTGAGATGGAACCAAAAACTGACATTGACTCAACCGAAAATTTTTCTTTTATAATATCTTTATGCGCTTCAATTCGTTTGATTAGATTACGATCAATTTGGGTCATGATGTCTCCTCACGTAAATAGGGACTTGGGAGCATAACGTTATTGTATGGAATTCTGTTCATCAAGAAATCAAATCGGAAAATGGAAATGGAAGGCCGACAACATCGCCCGGGTTATAAATTGTTCCAGATGTCATCTTCGCTGTTGCTCTATATTTGATCCATTACAGGTTCTTGCGCTTTTATTAATTCATCCACCCATGTGTCTTTCGAGGCATATTTAATCTCAATGTATCCAATGAAATCCAAAATTTCTTGAGCAAGCGGTTCCGGTAACTTTAATACTTTTTCATATATTTATTCCACGGTGGCCATGGTACTCCCCCTTATTGTGATGATTAATCATAGATTATCAGTTGCGAACGTTAGTCACAAGGTTTATCCGGAGTAAACGGTCTCACAAAGAGGCAAAACGAGGTTGCTGGGACTGCCGATGGCGGCTAAATACGATATGCAACCTGTTGCTCACGAAGTTCAAAGATCCCTTGACTTTCTACAACCTGTCTGCCCCGAACTCGCCCTATCAGTCCATCTTTGACAAAGCTTTCATCTCCTACGGCAACACTCTCTGCCCATCGACTCTGCCGCTTAAG from uncultured Desulfobacter sp. includes these protein-coding regions:
- a CDS encoding DUF86 domain-containing protein; translated protein: MSHRTWKFRFEDIIEALDRIFRYVKELDYDGWIKDQRTIDAVIRNLEIIGEAAANVPQEIQELYADIPWYQMKGMRNILIHEYFGVDNDVLWSTIKKDLPALKEKFQAIEL
- a CDS encoding nucleotidyltransferase family protein, with amino-acid sequence MTQIDRNLIKRIEAHKDIIKEKFSVESMSVFGSISKGTERSDSDIDILIRFKTTPGLFGFIDLKQYLEVIVGRPVDLVTENALKKQLRDDILRDAVHVA